Proteins encoded in a region of the Solanum dulcamara chromosome 9, daSolDulc1.2, whole genome shotgun sequence genome:
- the LOC129902913 gene encoding uncharacterized protein LOC129902913 produces the protein MTLLRRYVLRLFISLKYITANVVDRNNGRIVATSSTVEHSVKQSLECGRICNAKAAAIVGEVLAMRLKVEGLDQGQENGIHVNVNKEVEKIGFKNRTKVWAIVNGLKNNGVKLILDDNENDISRPNFH, from the coding sequence ATGACGTTGCTAAGGAGGTATGTGTTGAGATTGTTCATTTCGTTGAAGTACATCACTGCAAATGTGGTAGATAGAAACAACGGACGAATTGTAGCAACATCATCTACGGTTGAACATTCAGTGAAACAGTCTCTGGAGTGCGGTAGAATTTGCAATGCAAAGGCAGCAGCAATCGTAGGAGAAGTGTTGGCAATGCGTCTCAAAGTGGAGGGTCTTGATCAGGGGCAAGAAAACGGGATCCATGTCAATGTAAATAAGGAGGTTGAGAAAATAGGTTTCAAGAATCGCACAAAAGTTTGGGCTATAGTTAACGGCCTTAAGAACAATGGAGTGAAACTTATTTTGGATGACAATGAAAATGACATTTCTCGCCCTAACTTCCACTAG
- the LOC129904059 gene encoding protein SMALL AUXIN UP-REGULATED RNA 12-like, whose amino-acid sequence MARTNGKRKMNKIMNLKIVLEKLQRSLSMVRRLSVEFDSQHQHIQPNQNDSSNNVPKDVKEGHFAVIAVDEDELKRFVVPLKCLTHPSFLKLLEQAAEEYGFDHDGALTVPCRPSEFERILIHEQSSMLKSC is encoded by the coding sequence ATGGCAAGAACCAATGGAAAGAGAAAAATGAACAAGATAATGAATTTGAAGATTGTGTTGGAGAAACTGCAAAGGAGCCTTTCAATGGTAAGGAGATTGTCAGTCGAATTTGATAGTCAGCATCAGCATATCCAACCAAATCAAAATGACTCCTCGAATAACGTGCCTAAGGACGTTAAAGAAGGTCATTTTGCAGTTATAGCTGTTGATGAGGACGAATTGAAGAGATTTGTGGTACCATTGAAATGTTTAACACATCCTTCATTCTTGAAACTATTGGAACAAGCTGCTGAGGAGTATGGTTTTGATCATGATGGTGCACTAACAGTGCCATGCAGGCCaagtgaatttgagagaattTTGATTCATGAACAATCAAGTATGTTGAAAAGTTGTTAA
- the LOC129902048 gene encoding ABC transporter F family member 1, which translates to MVSDAAKKRDAQKKAAAAARRGGKGAAASKSAATASKSAVDTNGVDNLTNGVGDLQISDRNCTGVLCSHPLSRDIRIESLSVTFHGHDLIVDSELELNYGRRYGLLGLNGCGKSTLLTAIGLRELPIPEHMDIFHLSREIEASDMTSLEAVINCDEERLQLEKEAEALAGQDDGGGEQLERIYERLEAMDAATAEKRAAEILFGLGFDKKMQAKKTRDFSGGWRMRIALARALFMNPTILLLDEPTNHLDLEACVWLEESLKNFERILVVISHSQDFLNGVCTNIIHMQNKKLKLYTGNYDQYVQTRSELEENQMKQYKWEQEQISAMKEYIARFGHGSAKLARQAQSKEKTLAKMERGGLTEKVGRDSVLVFRFTDVGKLPPPVLQFSEVAFGYTPDNLIYKNLDFGVDLDSRIALVGPNGAGKSTLLKLMIGDLFPTDGMVKRHNHLKIAQYHQHLAEKLDMELSALLYMMREYPGNEEEKMRAAIGRFGLTGKAQVMAMKNLSDGQRSRVIFAWLAFRQPHMLLLDEPTNHLDIETIDSLAEALNAWDGGMVLVSHDFRLINQVAHEIWVCENQAVTRWEGGIMDFKKHLKKRAGLGD; encoded by the exons ATGGTGTCGGATGCGGCGAAGAAGAGAGATGCTCAAAAGAAGGCGGCAGCTGCAGCTAGGAGAGGTGGGAAAGGTGCCGCAGCATCTAAATCGGCGGCGACGGCGTCTAAATCGGCAGTGGATACTAACGGGGTTGATAATTTGACGAATGGAGTAGGGGATCTACAGATATCTGATCGGAATTGTACGGGTGTTTTGTGCTCACATCCGCTTTCGAGGGATATTCGG ATAGAATCTTTATCAGTCACTTTCCACGGACATGATCTCATAGTTGATTCTGAACTGGAGCTCAACTATGGCAG ACGTTATGGTTTGTTGGGATTGAATGGCTGCGGGAAGTCTACTCTTCTTACCGCTATAGGATTGCGGGAACTTCCCATTCCAGAGCACATGGATATTTTTCATCTTTCACGGGAGATTGAAGCCTCTGACATGACATCTCTTGAGGCCGTCATTAATTGCGATGAAGAGAGGTTGCAATTGGAGAAAGAAGCTGAAGCATTGGCTGGGCAG GACGATGGTGGTGGAGAGCAACTTGAACGGATCTATGAGCGTTTAGAAGCTATGGATGCAGCCACTGCAGAGAAACGTGCTGCTGAAATCTTGTTTGGGCTTGGATTTGATAAGAAAATGCAAGCAAAGAAAACACGCGATTTTTCTGGTGGCTGGAGAATGAGGATTGCTCTTGCGCGTGCCCTATTTATGAATCCAACAATTTTGTTGCTTGATGAGCCCACAAACCATCTCG ACCTAGAGGCCTGTGTGTGGTTGGAAGAATCCTTGAAGAACTTCGAACGCATTTTGGTTGTCATTTCACACTCGCAGGATTTTCTCAATGGTGTGTGTACCAACATCATCCACATGCAAAACAAGAAGTTGAAACTCTATACAGGTAACTACGACCAATATGTGCAAACCCGTTCAGAGCTGGAAGAGAACCAGATGAAACAGTACAAATGGGAGCAGGAGCAGATTTCTGCAATGAAGGAATACATCGCTCGCTTTGGGCATGGTTCGGCTAAACTTGCCCGTCAAGCACAGAGTAAAGAGAAGACATTGGCTAAGATGGAGCGCGGTGGGCTTACTGAGAAGGTGGGGAGGGACAGTGTCCTGGTTTTCCGGTTTACTGATGTCGGCAAACTTCCTCCTCCAGTTCTACAGTTTTCTGAAGTTGCTTTTGGCTACACACCTGATAACCTCATCTACAAGAACCTTGATTTTGGTGTAGATCTAGACTCCAGGATAGCACTTGTGGGGCCTAATGGTGCTGGAAAGAGCACACTGCTTAAGCTGATGATAGGGGATTTATTTCCCACTGATGGCATGGTTAAGCGGCATAATCACCTAAAAATTGCACAGTACCACCAGCACTTGGCTGAGAAGCTAGACATGGAATTGTCAGCTCTTTTGTATATGATGAGAGAGTACCCTGGGAATGAGGAGGAGAAGATGAGAGCAGCAATTGGGAGGTTTGGCCTCACAGGTAAAGCTCAAGTAATGGCTATGAAGAACTTGTCAGATGGTCAGCGAAGTAGGGTGATTTTTGCATGGTTGGCTTTTAGGCAGCCCCACATGCTGCTGTTGGATGAGCCAACCAACCATCTTGATATTGAGACCATTGACTCACTTGCAGAGGCGTTGAACGCATGGGATGGTGGGATGGTTCTAGTGAGTCACGACTTTAGGCTCATAAACCAGGTCGCCCATGAGATATGGGTATGTGAAAATCAGGCTGTGACGCGGTGGGAGGGTGGCATCATGGACTTCAAGAAACACTTGAAGAAAAGGGCTGGATTGGGTGATTAA